The following is a genomic window from Thunnus maccoyii chromosome 13, fThuMac1.1, whole genome shotgun sequence.
GAACATCACAAATAAGGTTCTAAAATGCAGTTTTGAAAATCTGTGTCATGCTGCACAATTTAAATTGTTGACAAAGATGCGTAATATTTACACCATCATCCAGGTTTTATTTCCACAAAGATGCCTTAAagtattttagatttttaaaagtacagtattttctggacattttgtacatttgttaGATATTACAGTTGAGtccagagaaaaaacaagaagagagaaagagaaggggggCATGACAAGTaacaaaggtccccagctgGACTTGTAGGCCTACTGTGAACATTATTGTCTATAGGTCACCAGGCAGCTCAGAAATCCTCCAGATCTTGTTTCACACAAAACAGGTTGAAATGTcacacagaaatgttttcagctgttttcaaagGACTCATATGTACAAATCAGACTATAGTAGGCCTCTCACATTTAGCTTGGACTGAATTGCTGCTATGGGGCTCATTTGCAGAGAAGGTTTATCAACTTGTTCCTGCCACAGGTGACtcaatacaaataaattaaactatGATACAGATTACTATTATTGTTGTACCTtagaatagtaaaaaaaaaggttgctCAATTTAGGATGAGCAGGCCAACTGCCCCAAATCGACCACTCCCACAATCTAATTAAGCTACGCATTCAGCAGGTGAGTTAAAAATGAGtggaaagaaagaggaatgtTTGTCAAACATGCCGcataagaaaatgtaaatgtggtggtctgaggaggaaaatttttttttccattgcatTCGACTGGATTATTACATTATGCATGCCTGCATCGTCACATTATCAGTAAGGTATACTGGGAGATAACATAAGATCTAGCAGCAAGAGGCGAGGGGCCTACACACTTTCTCCCTCGTTAATGTTCTATTAATTGCAtttcattaatgtatttatgCATGTAGCATCTGCCGTGGTGTCTTGGTTGTTGGTCATTGCCTATTTGTTTAATCCATGAGTTTTCTGCATATTTGATTATTTCTAATACCATTGAGGTAGACGATTGTTGTATCcagattttctgttgtttgcaAAAGCTTTCAAAAAGTTCCTTTGTAATAGAACTGCCAGACTGTAGTCTACTCACTACCAGGGTTGTAGCCAGGAATTTGCAAATACTGATGTTATGAATAAGTCCAAGTTCCTCCGAAGCAgataaattgaataaaaaatctctaaaatgatttaaatatttggatttttcatattttatttgtgcagtTGTACTTTTTTCCCAACATGAAGGTCTGAATGCTGCTTATAAGCCCACACTGTCTGGTgaggaaaaacactgaatcctttACTTATTTAGTAGTCAACTTTAAATATATTGAGTGTAAAGATACTGGATCAGCCTataaaatgatataataatataataataatgctaGAAACCTGTGTGAAAGCAGAATCTGGTCAGAACAGTACCGAATCAGTTCAAGTGCAGGCTCCAACATCACTATACATACCTGGTCCTGCTCCAGGTGCGATGTAGACAGTCTGATAGCTGTTAAGGGGGATGGCCTGGTAGGAGTCATCATATGGGTCATATGTGAACACCTACAGTACAGAAAGAAAGCCTTGAGCACCAGAGCGGAAATGCAACATACAACTGAGAATGAACTGACTGTGTGTCAGCTCTTAGACAGTATGGATCACTCACCGGGTTTCTCCTGGTCTCTAGCAGAGTCATTTTCCACGCTctgacaaagaaatgaaaaggaaagaagaatTGATGGACAGCTAGCGAAGGGAGGTTGAGCAGCCACAAGTGAAGGGAGAATACCTACATAGATTCATCCTCACTGTTGGCACACAGGTTGACTGTTGAGCCATCTGCAAGCTGAACCACAATGAGATTCTCCCTTGGATTGCTCTCTGGTGGAGTCACACCTGCAGCCAAGTTAAAGGAGTTGAACatgttacagtacagtacaagtTTTTCACTACATGGAAGTACTCTAAATTTAAAGTTGTATTAATTGGGTTTTTTTGCCATTTGGAGCCAGTAGAGTCATGTTTTTGGCCACCTCACAAATACAAGTCCAATAGTTCCTCTCCtttaagctctgttttggtgtccaccaacttctgagaaaaatgtctggctcttaagctgctaaGCTAAATGTCTGGCTCTTAAGCAAGTTTCTAACTTTGGCTGTTTGGTACTGGGCAGGTAGCGTTCAGTGACTTCATCAGAGCCTTTTCTCTCCAGCCtactgctgctgaaaacaggTTTGATAAGGGTTTGCAGGCCAGaacaccaaaacaatgagctgaaagaggctaaaacactCTGTAGATCTGAGAGGAACTATAGAATTGGTGATAACTTTCTTTGGATTCATCACTACCAGGGACACCCTGCACATTAGGACATTGTCATTTGATCTAttattgatataaaaacattgtttagtGCAGATGAAAGTCTGTGGGTTTGAGTGATCCCTGTTCCCTATAAATGGACCCAGCAAAAAGGCTAAATGGCACTGTGTTGTACCTCCACATTCCAGGCCAGACCGCACATCTATACATGTTGTCTTGAGGCTGACGCGGTGCTCCAACTCTCGCCTGCTGTCAGTCTTGTAGAAGCAAAGACTCCCGTCTATCCAAAGGTCACACCAATTTAACTTCCAGCGTTTTAGGACACAAGCTAGAGAAAAGGCATATGTTACAGTTATCAGTCATTTAGGTGTGAGGGTTACAGGACAAAGGGACAAGTTAAATTGCATTGTGTCACCCTATTTCAATAAGCTAAGCTAAAAGCAATCTCAAAGAGTGTTCATTAATTAAACATCCTTCTACAGTAAGCCCATTATCAGTTTGaactttttgtgtttcttttgtagTTGTGTTTCAGTCAgttggtccaaactgaaatgtctttgtgttaTCTGCAAATGTTGGCATGGTGAGCATGGCAAACATTacacaacatcaacatgctagcattgtcattgtcagcatgttagcatgctgatgttagcatttcaCTCACAGCACAaccacacagagctgctagcatcgCTGTAGACTTTTCCAGTAGATACATCCCCATTGACTAGCCTTCATAAGCCACTTAAAGACCTGGCCATGGACAATTAATGGGATTATAAGGTTAGAGTTTCATAACAGGTACAGTTTTCACTTTCTAGAAAATGTTCATGGttgaaaacaaatcatgtttGTCCTCAGAGGACAAAACCCCCTCTCAATGTATATTTAATGATGGTCTTCTGGTGAGGATTTTatgttatattaaaataatatactGCGTGTGGAAACAtcttaaaatgacacaaagagTAGCACATTTCAGAGCTAGACTGATAAATTGGTTGGGCTAATATATCAGCCGTTATGATCTTAAAAGAAGTCACAGTACAGAAATGCTAAATATGTGTTTAAGATAATTTGATCCATACGTTTTAACTTTACAAAAAATCCCAGAAACCATTGAAAAGTTTATTTTGGTGACATGCTTTCATCACCTagacagaaaaatataattccgatcatttatttgtgttgtatttaatgTACTATTTCAGTTAAAGGTAGtgttcaggctttttttttatcagttcaGATTAAAGCTTC
Proteins encoded in this region:
- the plekhb1 gene encoding si:ch211-176g13.7; its protein translation is MALLRSGWLWRQTCVLKRWKLNWCDLWIDGSLCFYKTDSRRELEHRVSLKTTCIDVRSGLECGGVTPPESNPRENLIVVQLADGSTVNLCANSEDESIAWKMTLLETRRNPVFTYDPYDDSYQAIPLNSYQTVYIAPGAGPGTHQVVVQRDPYDTVAEHLALGLLTGLAAGAAMRSFLWMPFFFC